Proteins encoded by one window of Maliibacterium massiliense:
- a CDS encoding O-sialoglycoprotein endopeptidase, which produces MQSIFLGFDTSCYTTSVAAVDASGQWCRQQRKLLPVARGERGLQQSKAVFLHIAQLPDLFRQLLSALPQGAKVQAVCVSSRPRPLEGSYMPVFLAGVSHARMVADALGVPLYETSHQEGHLRAGLYTAGGPEADAFLAIHLSGGTSELLRATRAEDGGFCITLLGGTLDASAGQLIDRVGVALGLPFPAGPHLEKLAQVCESEHPDIPASVKGLDCSFSGAESCAMRMIQSGAPPEVVANAAFSLVTRTLEKWITNAVRETGLQEVLLVGGVSSSAHIRAHLRARLQKKGVRAKLYFASPALSSDNAAGVALLGRDRHLQQNTHEVK; this is translated from the coding sequence CTGCTACACCACATCGGTGGCGGCGGTGGACGCCTCGGGCCAGTGGTGCCGGCAGCAGCGCAAGCTGCTGCCCGTAGCCCGGGGGGAACGCGGCCTGCAGCAGAGTAAAGCCGTGTTTTTGCATATCGCACAGCTGCCGGATCTCTTCCGGCAGCTTTTGTCCGCTCTTCCGCAGGGCGCGAAGGTACAGGCAGTGTGCGTCTCGTCGCGGCCCCGCCCGCTGGAGGGTTCCTACATGCCGGTTTTCTTGGCGGGCGTCAGCCATGCACGCATGGTGGCCGACGCGTTGGGCGTGCCGCTGTACGAGACATCGCATCAGGAGGGGCACCTGCGCGCGGGCCTCTACACAGCCGGTGGGCCGGAGGCGGACGCTTTTCTTGCAATCCATCTGTCGGGCGGCACAAGCGAGCTGCTGCGCGCGACGCGCGCGGAGGACGGCGGTTTTTGCATAACGCTTTTGGGCGGTACGCTCGATGCGAGCGCGGGCCAGCTGATCGACCGCGTGGGCGTGGCGCTGGGGCTGCCCTTTCCGGCGGGGCCGCACCTGGAGAAGCTGGCGCAGGTCTGCGAAAGCGAGCATCCGGACATCCCCGCATCGGTCAAGGGGCTCGACTGCAGCTTCTCGGGCGCGGAATCCTGCGCGATGCGCATGATCCAATCGGGCGCGCCGCCCGAGGTGGTAGCAAATGCGGCGTTTTCGCTCGTGACGCGCACGCTGGAAAAGTGGATCACCAATGCGGTGCGGGAGACTGGCCTGCAAGAGGTGCTGCTGGTGGGCGGGGTGTCCTCCAGCGCGCATATACGGGCGCATCTGCGCGCGCGCCTGCAGAAAAAGGGCGTGCGCGCAAAGCTGTACTTCGCATCGCCCGCGCTCTCCAGCGACAACGCGGCGGGCGTGGCGCTGCTGGGGCGGGACAGGCACTTGCAACAAAATACACATGAGGTGAAATGA
- the folD gene encoding bifunctional methylenetetrahydrofolate dehydrogenase/methenyltetrahydrofolate cyclohydrolase FolD, whose product MAATILDGKAIAQRTREQLALRVADFRAQHGYAPGLVVILVGEDPASQVYVRNKHRACQEVGMRSIVETLAETTTQEALLAMVARYNADADIHGILVQMPLPRHIDEKAVINAISPQKDVDGFHPMSAGALMVGEQGFVPCTPRGVITLIEQAGVDIAGKHAVVVGRSNIVGKPVAMLLLQRHATVTICHSRTQDLGSITRQADILVAAVGRPQMIRGDMIKPGAVVIDVGINRVPGSKKLYGDVAFDEAVEVAGAITPVPGGVGPMTIAMLLHNTLDAALMAAQARK is encoded by the coding sequence ATGGCGGCAACGATATTGGATGGAAAGGCGATCGCGCAGCGCACGCGGGAGCAGCTTGCGCTGCGCGTGGCAGACTTCAGGGCGCAGCACGGCTACGCGCCGGGGCTGGTGGTGATCCTGGTGGGGGAGGATCCCGCCTCGCAGGTTTATGTGCGCAACAAGCACCGCGCCTGCCAGGAGGTGGGCATGCGCTCCATCGTGGAGACGCTTGCGGAAACGACTACACAGGAGGCGCTACTGGCGATGGTGGCGCGCTACAACGCCGATGCGGATATCCACGGCATCCTTGTGCAGATGCCGCTGCCCAGGCATATCGACGAAAAGGCCGTGATCAACGCCATCTCGCCGCAAAAGGACGTCGATGGTTTTCACCCCATGAGCGCGGGCGCGCTGATGGTGGGCGAACAGGGTTTTGTGCCCTGCACGCCGCGGGGTGTCATCACGCTCATTGAGCAAGCTGGCGTGGACATCGCGGGCAAACACGCGGTGGTGGTGGGCCGCAGCAACATCGTGGGCAAGCCGGTGGCCATGCTGCTGCTGCAGCGCCACGCCACGGTGACGATCTGCCATTCGCGCACGCAGGATTTGGGCAGCATTACGCGCCAGGCGGATATCCTGGTGGCGGCGGTGGGCCGGCCCCAGATGATCCGCGGGGATATGATCAAACCCGGCGCGGTGGTTATCGATGTGGGCATCAACCGCGTGCCGGGCAGCAAAAAGCTCTACGGCGACGTGGCCTTTGACGAGGCGGTGGAAGTGGCGGGCGCCATCACGCCCGTGCCCGGCGGGGTGGGGCCCATGACCATCGCCATGCTGCTGCATAACACGCTTGACGCGGCGCTGATGGCCGCGCAGGCGCGCAAGTGA